ATAGTTTATGGCCAGAACTACGAAAAGTAGATTTTTTAAGGGCATTAAGATCCTATCAACAGAGAGAAAGACGTTTTGGAATTTAGTATAGATATAATCATAAATTTTGATTAATCCAAAAAAATAAAAATATCCTAAATTAAACTTTTTTCAATACTAACTGGTGAATATTTATGATTGATACCCACTGTCATGTTGATTTTAAGGAATACAATAAGAACAGAAATGAAGTAATGGAACGAGCAAAAAATAAACTTACTGCAATAATAAACTCTGGAGCTAGTTTGGGGGGTAATCAAAGAACATTAAAGCTTCAAGAAGATTACTGTGGATTTTTATATTCAACCCTGGGATTTCACCCTTCAAAAACTTCAAAAGCAGATTCATCAATAATTAAACAGGCATTAAACGAGATAGAGGATAATATAGATCTTGCAGTTGGAATAGGCGAAACGGGCATGGATTATCATGAAGTAACCGATGTTAACCATAGAAAAAAACAAGAAAAAATATTTGGAATTTTTATTGAAATGGCAGAGGAATATGAACTTCCACTAATAATCCATGCAAGGGCTGCTGAGAAGAAAGCTCTTGCGATGGTGAAAAAGACATCATCACTTAAAGACGTTGTTTTTCACTGTTATGGAGGAGATATGGAAACAGCTGAGCTTATTGTTGAAGAAGGATACTTCCTGTCTCTTTCTACCATAATATGTTTTTCAGATCACCATAAAAAACTTGCAAAGGAAATCCCTATTTCAAATTTATTAACAGAAACAGACAGCCCCTATCTATCACCATTTAAGGGAATTAGGAATGAACCTGCATTTGTTGAGGAAGCTATTAAAATAATAGCGGAAAAAAAAGATTTAACTCCTGCTAAAGTTGATAAAATAACAGAAAAAAGTGCTAAAAAAATATTTAATATTTAATTGAATATTTTAGGAATATTAATAAATAAATATTCATTTTTTTCCATCTATTTCATTAAATACTTCTTTTGCAATGTTTATCCCATTTATTGCCCGAGGAAATCCTGCATAAACTGCCATTTGAATAATTACTTCAATAACTTCTTGTCTATTGCATCCAACATTCAGAGCACCTTTTATATGATCTTTGAGTTCTGGTTTTGTATCACCTATTGCTGTGAGGGCTGCAATAGTTGCGATCTCTCTGGATTTCAAGTCAAGACCCGGGCGTTCATAAACATCCCCATATGGAAATTCAACAACAAAACGTCCAAGATCAGGTGCTATATCCTTTAAGTTTTCCATAAGGGCTTTGCTTGCCTCGGGATGTATTTTTTCAAGATTCTTTAAACCCGTACTGTATCTGTCCACCAAATTCAAACCTCCTATTAATACATTTAATTTTTATATACTTGATTCAATTTCAAATATTATAAAATTTAATCATTGGTGTTAAATCCAAGAAAATTTATTTACAAGCCTTTACACTTAAATCTCCATTTTTTTTTTGGTGTTTCAATTATTCTGATATCATTTCATAACTGATTTTTTATATTCTTTGGTTTTCCTTTTCTTATTTCTATTTAACTAAAAATAAACTTTCATTAAATATGTAAATCATTTTTGATTTTTAAGAAATTTTTCTAACCTAATTAAAAAATTTTATTTTGGACCAAAAACTTTATATAATCTATATAACTACTATTCATATATCTGACTCAGAGTCATATACAAAATTCTTAGTCATAAATAAGATCTAAATTCATTATTGATAGGTGAAAAATATGTCACTTGGAAAATGGAAAGAAAGAGAAAGAGAACAACGTCGAAATGATATTATTAATGCAGCTAGAAAATTGTTTGTTGATAGAGACTTTGATGAGGTCTCAATGGATGAAATAGCAGAAAATATAGGTCTTGGTAAAAGTACACTTTATCTTTATTTTAAAAATAAAGAAGCATTGTACTTTGCCATAGAATTACGTGGTATCCAAATTTGGGTTGAAATGGTTAAAGAGGAAGTAAAAAAAGGAAAAACTGGTTTAGAAAAGTTAATATTATACATTAGTGCAACCCGGGAGTTTTCTAAGAAATATCCTAATTGTTTAAGGATGTTGTATTCTCCTACAAATAATAAAAAACAATTTGATATGAATAAACTGAACAGTAGTGAAGAATTTCAAGAAGTAAGGGGATTATTTAAAGAATTAATGTTCATAGGAATAGATTCAATACAAACAGGTAAAAATGATGGTGAAATCAGATCAGATGTGGATCCTGTGGAAGCAACTGTCCTCCTATCGGTAATCATCAATGGTATGGTGAATATGGGGAGTTGGAGTAAAGAAATATTGGAAAGCAAGGGAATTAATGAACAAAAATTTACCAATGATACAGGAGATCTATTCCTTCATATGTTGTCAGAAAATATTAAATAAGTAAGAATAGAGCAAAAAATGCAATAATAAAGGTGTTAAATATGGATTATAATGAATTTGGGGAAAAATTGAATGAATTTCTAAAATTGGAAAATGAACCAGTGGCCATAAAATGGTCTGTAAAAGAGCCAAAAAATGTTGAAAAGGAAGAAGAAAAATCAAGTTTTTGCACAAAACTTATGAAAGCCATGAAAGGCGAAATGTTCTATGCAACTGCTGAGGAAGAGGGATGTATGGGTGGTGCAAGATATTCTGGACTTAAGGACATACGTGAATACTCTGCAAATGTACAAAGCGGTGCATTTATGGTTCCAAAAGGATTATATAAGGATATTCCTGCAGTGCAACGTTCAAGAAAAGATGAAACATACATAAATCCTGGAATTTTTAATGCAGTTGTTTTCGCTCCCTTGAATAGGGCAGAATTTGAACCAGATGTGATATTTATGATCTGCAATGCGAAACAGGGAATGGAAATACTACATGCAAATGCTTATGATTCTGGAGAACATGGACTAGGTGCTGACGCAGTTCCTATATGCAGTTCAATGGCTGCAACTCCTTATATGGCTGGAAAAGTCACTTATGGATTCGGCGACGTTGCTGCAAGGAAAAATATGGGTCTCGATCAAGAAGATATTATGATTAGTATTCCTGGAAGTGACTTGTCCCGTGTTGTTTCTAATTTAGGAGAGATGCGAACTAAAATGTTCTTTAAGGAAGAATGATTTTTCAATAATTATTATATTTTTTTTGTAAATCATGCAATAAAAATAAATTTAAACCCTTAAATGAATCGCTAATAATATTAAACGTATTATCTATAGAAATAGGCCACAAGAGTGAAAATTATGAATTATAAAAGCCAATATGACCTAACTAAAGATCAGATAAACATGATTATGGCGGGATTGATGGTTGGGCTTCTTGTAGCTGCATTTGATTATTCAATCATGGCAATAGCTATGCCTAAGGTTATTAATAGTCTACACGGCATGG
This Methanobacterium spitsbergense DNA region includes the following protein-coding sequences:
- a CDS encoding YchF/TatD family DNA exonuclease, with protein sequence MIDTHCHVDFKEYNKNRNEVMERAKNKLTAIINSGASLGGNQRTLKLQEDYCGFLYSTLGFHPSKTSKADSSIIKQALNEIEDNIDLAVGIGETGMDYHEVTDVNHRKKQEKIFGIFIEMAEEYELPLIIHARAAEKKALAMVKKTSSLKDVVFHCYGGDMETAELIVEEGYFLSLSTIICFSDHHKKLAKEIPISNLLTETDSPYLSPFKGIRNEPAFVEEAIKIIAEKKDLTPAKVDKITEKSAKKIFNI
- a CDS encoding carboxymuconolactone decarboxylase family protein: MDRYSTGLKNLEKIHPEASKALMENLKDIAPDLGRFVVEFPYGDVYERPGLDLKSREIATIAALTAIGDTKPELKDHIKGALNVGCNRQEVIEVIIQMAVYAGFPRAINGINIAKEVFNEIDGKK
- a CDS encoding TetR/AcrR family transcriptional regulator, yielding MSLGKWKEREREQRRNDIINAARKLFVDRDFDEVSMDEIAENIGLGKSTLYLYFKNKEALYFAIELRGIQIWVEMVKEEVKKGKTGLEKLILYISATREFSKKYPNCLRMLYSPTNNKKQFDMNKLNSSEEFQEVRGLFKELMFIGIDSIQTGKNDGEIRSDVDPVEATVLLSVIINGMVNMGSWSKEILESKGINEQKFTNDTGDLFLHMLSENIK
- a CDS encoding DUF169 domain-containing protein, producing MDYNEFGEKLNEFLKLENEPVAIKWSVKEPKNVEKEEEKSSFCTKLMKAMKGEMFYATAEEEGCMGGARYSGLKDIREYSANVQSGAFMVPKGLYKDIPAVQRSRKDETYINPGIFNAVVFAPLNRAEFEPDVIFMICNAKQGMEILHANAYDSGEHGLGADAVPICSSMAATPYMAGKVTYGFGDVAARKNMGLDQEDIMISIPGSDLSRVVSNLGEMRTKMFFKEE